The following proteins are co-located in the Haliovirga abyssi genome:
- a CDS encoding alpha/beta hydrolase produces MKKALLSLLVLISLIGCTNTTKKKVSRYFKLNVENLSTKITGKEINLSWKIANFKRVKEVEIYLKLDSERRYRKIDTLKKTVHSYKYKNGIPLVEYNFKIVLVNRDDKKSKGKKISVYIRKKNVLVEKIRDYKVYIYLPDGYDVSDEKYPVAYFYDGDSIFDDKGWNGDKIINKLEADNKIKKIIAVGISGGSERFPDIEFVIKKIIPFIDSKYRTISNKYNRAIIGSSAGAGMSIRTAFAYPDKFYYVGSMSYHGVIDNLNFLRQNSKKDLKIWLDEGLKENNADYFYCGGRYALNILLNKGYKYEKDIVFYEDIEGKHDPISWGRRLKKQLIYFFGNEDKKIKKLKLEIGVLSGIGEYFKIVPMIQYNNGLEYSAIKNIQYSIVDGKKAEISKDGYFLFNGEKAITIKGKYKDVSSELTINYDSDIKTKEKGENLIIISKLLIREVKNGYKVIKNLNIRRMNSIDYISLKDLYKILKLKFVNLEYNINNGIIYFENNGIVEFEIDTKKSIIKNREKKVLNLGDYNLKIVSGEGKKYIPMIFIGDYFFNKKMKIYNTKVSNLLENDKLFRIINNEQFSDNYRAQTDKLKEFDFIYLKKLISEKIAEREKNKIKLKNINKEYLEKVKKANSSYELYDILNKYLKQVLPNSFFITYGNPYNVEKELSTKFRFKDGKVIFLVGDVVVNKIDKLKIYEIPEYKRIKDKNDLENINKYMKRINQIFKEKAKDWELDSSYSALEIDYEKKGKKGKFRLDYEMKDLKTSIDPKSDFFVMPDNSIVVIKD; encoded by the coding sequence ATGAAAAAAGCATTGTTATCATTATTAGTTCTAATATCCTTAATTGGTTGTACGAATACAACTAAAAAAAAAGTATCAAGATATTTTAAGTTAAATGTTGAAAATTTATCTACAAAGATAACAGGAAAAGAGATAAATCTATCATGGAAAATTGCAAATTTTAAAAGAGTAAAAGAAGTTGAAATCTATTTAAAGCTTGATAGTGAAAGGCGGTATCGGAAAATTGATACATTAAAAAAAACAGTTCATAGTTATAAATATAAAAATGGAATTCCACTTGTGGAATATAATTTTAAGATAGTTCTTGTAAATAGAGATGATAAAAAAAGTAAAGGGAAAAAAATAAGTGTATATATTAGGAAAAAAAATGTACTTGTTGAAAAAATAAGAGATTACAAAGTATATATTTATTTACCAGATGGATATGATGTTTCTGATGAAAAATATCCTGTTGCTTATTTTTATGATGGAGATAGTATTTTTGATGATAAAGGATGGAATGGCGATAAAATAATAAATAAATTAGAAGCAGATAATAAGATAAAAAAAATAATTGCAGTTGGAATTTCTGGTGGGAGTGAAAGATTTCCAGATATAGAATTTGTAATAAAAAAGATAATTCCATTTATTGATAGTAAATATAGGACTATTTCAAATAAATATAATAGAGCTATTATTGGATCTTCTGCTGGAGCAGGGATGTCAATTAGAACGGCATTTGCTTATCCTGATAAATTTTATTACGTTGGCTCAATGTCGTATCATGGTGTTATTGATAATCTGAATTTCTTGAGACAAAATAGTAAAAAAGATTTGAAAATTTGGCTTGATGAAGGGTTAAAAGAAAATAATGCTGATTATTTCTACTGTGGCGGGAGATATGCTTTGAATATTTTGCTGAATAAAGGATATAAATATGAAAAAGATATTGTTTTTTACGAAGATATAGAAGGAAAGCATGATCCTATAAGTTGGGGTAGAAGACTAAAAAAACAATTAATTTATTTCTTTGGAAATGAAGATAAAAAAATTAAAAAATTAAAATTAGAAATTGGAGTTTTAAGTGGAATTGGAGAGTATTTTAAAATAGTTCCAATGATACAATATAATAACGGTTTGGAATATAGTGCAATAAAAAACATTCAATATTCAATTGTCGATGGGAAGAAAGCTGAAATTTCAAAAGATGGATATTTTTTATTTAATGGAGAAAAAGCTATAACAATAAAAGGAAAATATAAAGACGTTTCAAGCGAACTAACAATTAATTATGACTCTGATATAAAAACGAAAGAAAAAGGAGAAAATTTAATAATTATATCTAAATTGCTTATAAGAGAAGTTAAAAATGGGTATAAAGTAATAAAAAATTTAAATATAAGAAGAATGAATAGTATAGATTATATCTCTTTGAAGGATTTGTATAAAATATTAAAATTAAAATTTGTAAATTTAGAATATAATATAAATAATGGGATTATATATTTTGAAAATAATGGAATAGTAGAATTTGAGATTGATACAAAAAAATCTATTATAAAAAATAGAGAAAAAAAAGTACTGAATTTAGGGGATTATAATTTGAAAATAGTATCAGGAGAGGGAAAGAAATATATACCGATGATTTTTATTGGAGATTATTTTTTTAATAAAAAGATGAAAATTTATAATACAAAAGTAAGTAATCTTTTGGAAAATGATAAACTGTTTAGAATAATAAATAATGAGCAATTTTCTGATAATTATAGAGCTCAAACGGATAAATTAAAAGAATTTGATTTTATATATTTGAAAAAATTAATTTCAGAAAAAATAGCAGAGAGAGAAAAAAATAAAATTAAATTAAAAAATATAAATAAAGAATATTTAGAGAAAGTGAAAAAAGCAAATAGCAGTTATGAGTTATATGATATTTTAAATAAATATTTAAAACAGGTATTGCCTAATTCTTTTTTCATAACTTATGGAAATCCATATAATGTTGAAAAAGAGTTATCAACAAAATTTAGATTTAAAGATGGAAAAGTCATATTTTTAGTTGGAGATGTTGTAGTAAATAAAATAGATAAATTAAAAATATATGAAATACCTGAATATAAAAGAATAAAAGATAAAAATGATTTAGAGAATATCAATAAATATATGAAGCGAATTAATCAAATTTTTAAAGAAAAAGCAAAAGATTGGGAACTTGATTCAAGCTATAGTGCATTGGAAATTGACTATGAGAAAAAGGGAAAAAAGGGGAAATTTAGATTAGATTATGAAATGAAAGATTTAAAAACAAGTATTGATCCTAAATCAGATTTTTTTGTTATGCCGGATAATTCAATAGTTGTAATAAAAGATTGA
- a CDS encoding YjjI family glycine radical enzyme — translation MEKILDIIKDEHLTFEQRVYSLARAAENMVDVLHLDDKIKKWMDKDIICDLAEGNAPYKPRYVVPDYQKFMEQGSQFLELSKPKDIWEAVNNLLILYKHVPSVTMVPVYLGNIDTLLEPFVKDEKEDVAKEAIKLFLNHIDKTITDSFCHADIGPLETKAGKLILEVSKELQNPIPNITIKYDKDKTSEKFAIQSIKTALAVAKPSFANDEIFRKDFNGDYAIASCYNGLYIGGGSYTLVRGKLSKLALEAKSKEDFFDNLLPEFVDRITRFMDKKTNFIVEESAFFKSNFLVKEGLVSRDKFTGMFGIVGLAECVNELLSLENSNDRFGHSKKADKLGEEIIKKLSELVNEHTNRYCEISNGHYLLHAQVGIDSDSGDSPGCRIPIGEEPDIYEHIVQSAPFHKYFPSGIGDIFKFDEMAKRNPKAILDIINGGFKTGLRYFSLYEDCADVIRITGYLVKKSEMNKLDKGVAVLRDTTVLGQGGRDNSGVLNRKLRGKDEYENGSKNV, via the coding sequence ATGGAAAAGATATTAGATATAATAAAGGATGAGCATTTAACATTTGAGCAACGTGTATATTCATTGGCGAGAGCAGCAGAAAATATGGTTGACGTATTACATTTAGATGATAAAATAAAAAAATGGATGGATAAAGATATAATTTGCGATTTAGCTGAGGGGAATGCTCCATATAAGCCAAGATATGTAGTTCCAGATTATCAAAAATTTATGGAGCAAGGATCTCAATTTTTAGAATTATCTAAACCAAAAGATATATGGGAAGCTGTAAATAATTTGTTAATATTATATAAACATGTTCCATCAGTTACAATGGTTCCCGTTTATTTAGGGAATATAGATACACTGTTAGAGCCATTCGTAAAAGATGAAAAAGAGGATGTAGCAAAAGAAGCTATAAAATTATTTTTAAACCATATTGATAAAACAATTACAGATTCGTTTTGTCATGCAGATATTGGTCCATTAGAAACAAAAGCTGGGAAATTAATTTTAGAAGTTTCTAAAGAGTTGCAAAATCCAATTCCTAATATTACTATAAAATATGATAAAGATAAAACAAGTGAAAAATTTGCAATTCAATCAATAAAAACAGCACTTGCAGTGGCAAAACCCAGCTTTGCAAATGATGAAATTTTTAGAAAAGATTTTAATGGAGATTATGCTATAGCAAGTTGTTATAATGGTCTATATATTGGTGGCGGAAGTTATACGCTTGTAAGAGGAAAATTATCAAAATTGGCATTAGAGGCTAAAAGTAAGGAAGATTTCTTTGATAATTTATTGCCTGAATTTGTAGATAGAATAACTAGATTTATGGATAAAAAGACAAATTTTATAGTTGAAGAATCAGCTTTTTTCAAAAGTAATTTTTTGGTAAAAGAGGGGTTAGTTTCGAGAGATAAATTTACTGGAATGTTTGGAATAGTTGGATTAGCGGAATGTGTGAACGAATTGCTTAGCTTAGAAAATTCTAATGATAGATTTGGACATAGTAAAAAAGCAGATAAACTAGGAGAAGAGATAATAAAAAAATTATCAGAATTAGTAAATGAACATACAAACAGATATTGTGAAATATCAAATGGGCATTATTTATTACATGCACAAGTTGGGATTGACAGTGATTCTGGAGATAGTCCAGGATGTAGAATCCCAATAGGAGAAGAGCCTGATATTTATGAACATATTGTTCAATCAGCACCTTTTCACAAATATTTTCCATCTGGAATAGGTGATATTTTTAAATTTGATGAAATGGCAAAACGAAATCCTAAAGCTATATTGGATATTATAAATGGAGGATTTAAAACAGGATTAAGATATTTTTCTTTGTATGAAGATTGTGCAGATGTGATTAGAATTACTGGATATCTTGTAAAGAAATCAGAAATGAATAAATTGGATAAAGGAGTTGCAGTTTTAAGGGATACAACTGTTTTAGGTCAAGGAGGTCGAGATAATTCAGGTGTATTAAATAGAAAATTAAGAGGAAAAGATGAATATGAAAATGGAAGTAAAAATGTCTGA
- a CDS encoding YjjW family glycine radical enzyme activase, with protein MSEALVNKIIPFSNVDGPGNRTAVFLQGCNLNCLYCHNPETINICNNCGKCVTGCPADALEISNGRVIWDSDKCINCDTCIKVCPNSSTPKVKKYSVKEVMKIILEYKNFISGITFSGGECTLNHQFIVEVFKEVHKYGLTCFVDTNGFLDFENLPELVKNTDKFMLDIKAWDSSEHIKLTGKDNNIIKKNLEYLIKLDKIYEIRTVVVPEILDNENSVVNVSEILSGTEIQYKLIKFRKNGVRLNLINVDMATDSYMEKLKNRAIEIGVKKVVIT; from the coding sequence ATGTCTGAAGCGTTAGTAAATAAAATAATTCCATTTTCCAATGTAGATGGTCCTGGAAATAGAACTGCAGTTTTTTTACAAGGTTGTAATTTGAATTGTTTGTATTGCCATAACCCTGAAACAATTAATATTTGTAATAATTGTGGGAAATGTGTAACTGGCTGTCCTGCAGATGCTCTGGAAATATCAAATGGGCGAGTTATATGGGATAGTGATAAATGTATAAATTGCGACACTTGTATAAAAGTGTGTCCAAACAGTTCTACTCCTAAAGTAAAAAAATATAGTGTTAAAGAGGTTATGAAAATAATTTTAGAATATAAAAATTTTATTTCTGGAATTACATTTAGCGGAGGGGAATGTACGCTAAATCATCAATTTATTGTAGAAGTTTTTAAAGAAGTACATAAATATGGATTAACTTGTTTTGTAGATACAAATGGATTTTTAGATTTTGAAAATTTGCCAGAATTGGTTAAAAATACAGATAAATTTATGTTGGATATAAAAGCTTGGGATAGCAGTGAACATATAAAATTAACAGGAAAAGATAATAATATAATAAAGAAAAATTTAGAATATCTTATAAAGTTGGATAAAATTTATGAGATAAGAACTGTTGTGGTTCCTGAAATATTGGATAATGAAAATAGCGTAGTAAATGTAAGTGAAATTCTATCAGGAACAGAAATTCAATATAAATTGATAAAATTTAGAAAAAATGGAGTTAGATTAAATTTGATTAATGTAGATATGGCTACAGATAGTTATATGGAAAAATTAAAAAATAGAGCAATAGAAATTGGAGTAAAAAAAGTAGTTATAACGTAG